The Sinomicrobium kalidii genome contains a region encoding:
- a CDS encoding TlpA family protein disulfide reductase produces MRNLLIAFLVLPFIGCNNSENTIAYFGGEIINPRDSSVVLFKDDEPVDTVLLNSDNRFLFKLNLEDREGDLFKFKHFREHQYIFIQGKDSILARVNTLNFDESLVFSGRGAEKNNFLIEMFLLDEDEEKLVYSYYRLEPEEFGRKIDSLRAMKMEQYEHLIVNQRLSEPAKNVARAAINYPSYKSREFYPYMHKRLKGIDRKNLLDMPGDFFAFRKTIDYNNEELRFYKPYFDFMMYHFNSLAYVKCVKECAHEGDFIEKSAHYYLHKLDLINNKVREKGLKDYLFWNTAYTYYLNDQDTANNTRFIEKFRELNSDNKYRDEVESLYTSIQKLQEGSGIPPLQLIDTQGKHTDLAKVCRDHNTVIYFWTFFQKGHSRYINKHVLDLESQYPAVKFVGICLNEDYNAWTETITLNGLRRNRQYLSQKRDTVSRGLIVNNLNKVIVVDKNDRIVNAFTYINSPEFLETLNTLPR; encoded by the coding sequence ATGAGGAATTTGCTAATAGCATTTTTAGTATTACCTTTTATTGGCTGTAATAATTCAGAAAATACTATCGCCTATTTCGGGGGCGAGATCATAAATCCACGGGATAGCAGCGTTGTTTTGTTTAAGGACGACGAACCGGTAGATACTGTATTGTTGAACAGCGATAACCGCTTTTTATTTAAACTGAACCTGGAAGACAGGGAAGGCGATTTATTCAAATTCAAACATTTCCGCGAACATCAATACATTTTTATCCAGGGCAAGGACAGCATCCTGGCCCGGGTAAACACCCTGAATTTTGACGAATCACTCGTTTTTTCGGGCCGTGGGGCAGAAAAAAACAATTTCCTCATAGAGATGTTTCTCCTGGACGAGGACGAAGAAAAACTGGTTTACAGCTATTACCGTCTTGAGCCGGAAGAATTCGGCAGGAAAATTGATTCGCTCCGGGCCATGAAAATGGAACAATACGAACATCTCATCGTTAATCAACGCCTGTCGGAACCGGCAAAAAATGTGGCCCGCGCAGCTATCAATTACCCCAGTTACAAATCCAGGGAATTTTATCCGTACATGCACAAAAGACTAAAGGGCATAGACCGGAAAAACCTGCTTGACATGCCCGGGGATTTTTTTGCATTCCGCAAAACCATAGACTATAACAACGAGGAACTCCGCTTTTACAAGCCTTATTTTGATTTTATGATGTACCACTTCAACAGCCTGGCTTATGTGAAGTGTGTAAAAGAGTGTGCTCACGAGGGTGATTTTATTGAAAAATCCGCACACTACTACCTGCACAAGCTGGACCTTATCAACAACAAGGTACGCGAAAAAGGATTAAAAGACTACCTCTTCTGGAATACTGCCTATACTTATTACCTGAACGACCAGGATACGGCGAACAACACGCGTTTCATAGAAAAATTCAGGGAACTCAACAGCGACAACAAATACCGGGATGAAGTGGAATCGCTCTACACCAGCATTCAAAAATTGCAGGAAGGTTCCGGCATCCCTCCGCTGCAGCTGATCGATACTCAGGGTAAACATACCGACCTGGCCAAAGTATGTCGCGACCACAATACCGTGATCTATTTCTGGACATTTTTCCAGAAAGGGCATTCCAGGTATATCAACAAACATGTACTTGACCTGGAAAGTCAATACCCGGCCGTAAAATTTGTGGGCATATGCCTCAACGAGGACTATAATGCATGGACAGAGACCATAACATTAAACGGTTTGCGCCGCAACCGGCAATACCTCTCACAGAAAAGGGATACTGTTAGCAGGGGGCTTATAGTGAATAACCTGAACAAGGTGATTGTCGTAGATAAAAACGACCGTATTGTAAATGCCTTTACTTACATCAACTCCCCCGAATTTCTGGAAACACTCAACACCCTTCCCCGGTAG
- a CDS encoding ABC-F family ATP-binding cassette domain-containing protein, whose amino-acid sequence MLTVSNLSVQFGKRVLFDDVNITFTQGNCYGIIGANGAGKSTFLKILSGKTDPTSGHIQLESGKRMSVLEQDHYAYDEYPVLETVIRGNQPLFAIKKEMDDIYAKEDFSDADGERVGELQVQFEEMNGWNADSDAAALLSNLGIQEEFHYTPMADMDGKLKVRVLLAQALFGNPDVLIMDEPTNDLDFETISWLENFLANYDNTVIVVSHDRHFLDAVCTHISDIDFGKITHFSGNYTFWYESSQLAARQRAQQNKKAEDKAKELQEFIQRFSANVAKSKQATSRKKMLEKLKVDDIKPSSRRYPAIIFEREREAGDQILNVEHLSATLDGEVLFKNVDINLAKGDKVTVISRDSRATTAFYEIINGKQEAAAGKYQWGVTTSQSYLPVDNAEYFDNDLTLVDWLRQWAKTEEEREEVYVRGFLGKMLFSGEEALKTGRVLSGGEKVRCMLSRMMMLRANVLMLDEPTNHLDLESITAFNNSLKNFKGTILFTTHDHEFAQTVANRIIELTPNGAIDRYLSFDEYMGDTSIKEQRETMYKV is encoded by the coding sequence ATGTTAACAGTATCAAATCTTTCTGTTCAATTTGGCAAACGGGTTTTGTTCGACGATGTAAATATCACCTTTACACAGGGGAATTGTTACGGGATCATCGGGGCTAACGGAGCAGGAAAATCGACCTTTTTGAAAATTCTCTCCGGAAAAACGGACCCCACTTCCGGACACATACAGCTCGAATCCGGAAAGCGGATGTCCGTGCTGGAGCAGGATCACTATGCCTATGACGAATATCCGGTGCTGGAGACCGTAATAAGGGGCAACCAACCCTTATTCGCCATAAAAAAGGAGATGGATGATATCTATGCCAAGGAAGATTTCAGTGATGCCGATGGTGAAAGGGTGGGAGAACTGCAGGTGCAGTTTGAAGAAATGAACGGATGGAATGCAGACAGCGACGCTGCGGCATTATTGTCCAACCTGGGAATACAGGAAGAGTTTCACTATACCCCAATGGCTGATATGGACGGAAAGCTGAAGGTAAGGGTGCTTCTGGCACAGGCGCTGTTCGGCAACCCGGACGTGCTGATCATGGACGAGCCTACCAACGACCTCGATTTCGAAACCATAAGCTGGCTGGAGAACTTCCTGGCCAATTATGATAATACGGTAATTGTGGTTTCGCACGACCGTCACTTCCTCGATGCCGTATGTACGCATATTTCGGATATAGATTTCGGGAAGATCACCCACTTTTCGGGCAATTATACTTTCTGGTACGAAAGTAGCCAGCTGGCTGCCCGGCAAAGAGCCCAGCAGAATAAAAAAGCTGAAGACAAGGCCAAAGAACTGCAGGAGTTTATCCAGCGTTTCAGTGCCAATGTGGCCAAATCCAAGCAGGCCACTTCACGGAAAAAAATGCTGGAAAAACTCAAGGTAGACGATATTAAACCTTCCAGCAGGCGATATCCGGCCATTATTTTTGAACGGGAAAGGGAAGCCGGTGACCAGATACTCAACGTAGAACACCTTTCAGCCACTCTCGACGGGGAGGTACTGTTTAAAAATGTGGATATTAACCTGGCCAAAGGCGATAAGGTTACCGTGATTTCGAGAGATTCCCGTGCAACAACGGCTTTCTACGAGATCATTAACGGGAAACAGGAAGCAGCTGCCGGAAAATATCAATGGGGGGTAACAACTTCCCAGTCCTATTTACCCGTAGACAATGCCGAATATTTTGATAACGACCTTACCCTGGTAGACTGGTTGCGGCAATGGGCCAAGACTGAAGAAGAGCGGGAAGAAGTGTATGTACGCGGTTTCCTCGGGAAAATGTTGTTTAGCGGGGAAGAAGCCCTCAAAACGGGGAGAGTGCTCTCCGGGGGAGAAAAAGTGCGTTGCATGCTCAGCAGGATGATGATGCTCAGGGCAAACGTGCTTATGCTCGACGAACCTACAAACCACCTTGACCTGGAAAGTATTACCGCTTTTAACAATTCGCTGAAGAACTTCAAGGGAACCATCCTGTTCACTACACACGACCACGAATTTGCACAGACCGTGGCCAACAGGATCATAGAACTGACGCCTAACGGGGCAATAGACAGGTACCTGAGCTTTGATGAATATATGGGCGATACTTCCATTAAGGAACAGCGGGAGACGATGTACAAAGTATAA
- the hisD gene encoding histidinol dehydrogenase has translation MNKIYNPVREEWPELLKRPTQTINDIEAMVQEIFREIQDKGDRAVAKYTSLFDGVSLSEVAVTPSEIAEAETQVSEELKQAIQLAKTNIEKFHSAQKTNKVTVTTTEGIACWQERKAIQKVGLYIPGGTAPLFSSVLMLAVPAGIAGCNEIVLCTPPDKQGKVNPAILYTANLCGVTTILKVGGIQAIAGMTFGTENIPQVYKIFGPGNQYVTVAKQLATQYGVAIDMPAGPSELLVVADNSANAAFVASDLLSQAEHGTDSQVILVSTSRELIDQVELEIEQQIEELPRKKIAEAAIENSRLIFVEKESEALDLINTYGPEHLIICMENEDFYVNGIINAGSVFIGNYTPESAGDYASGTNHTLPTNGYSRNYSGVNLDSFTKSVTFQKISEIGMQNIGRAIEVMAEAEGLQAHKNAVTLRLRNIKK, from the coding sequence ATGAATAAAATATATAACCCGGTACGGGAGGAATGGCCGGAATTACTTAAAAGGCCTACGCAGACCATAAATGACATAGAAGCTATGGTGCAGGAAATATTCAGGGAGATACAGGATAAGGGCGACAGGGCGGTTGCCAAATATACCTCGTTGTTTGACGGTGTATCCCTTTCTGAAGTGGCCGTAACACCTTCTGAAATAGCAGAGGCGGAAACCCAGGTTTCGGAAGAGCTCAAACAGGCCATACAACTGGCTAAAACCAATATTGAAAAATTTCACAGTGCGCAAAAAACCAATAAGGTTACGGTAACAACTACCGAAGGGATTGCGTGCTGGCAGGAAAGAAAAGCCATCCAGAAGGTTGGACTGTACATTCCCGGAGGCACGGCACCGCTGTTTTCCAGCGTTTTGATGCTGGCCGTACCTGCAGGGATAGCGGGGTGTAATGAAATTGTACTTTGCACTCCGCCCGATAAACAGGGAAAAGTAAATCCGGCGATTCTGTACACGGCAAATTTGTGTGGGGTAACCACAATCCTGAAAGTAGGAGGGATCCAGGCCATTGCAGGAATGACCTTCGGTACCGAAAATATTCCGCAGGTATATAAAATATTCGGTCCCGGAAACCAGTATGTGACGGTGGCCAAGCAACTGGCCACACAATATGGTGTAGCCATAGACATGCCGGCAGGTCCGTCCGAACTGCTGGTGGTTGCAGATAACAGTGCCAACGCCGCTTTCGTAGCTTCCGATCTGTTGTCACAGGCCGAGCACGGTACGGATAGCCAGGTGATCCTCGTTTCCACATCAAGAGAACTGATAGACCAGGTAGAGTTGGAAATAGAGCAGCAAATAGAAGAACTGCCCAGGAAAAAAATAGCAGAAGCCGCCATAGAGAACTCCAGGCTCATTTTTGTGGAAAAAGAAAGTGAAGCGCTGGACCTTATCAATACATACGGCCCCGAACACCTTATTATCTGTATGGAAAACGAAGATTTTTATGTCAACGGCATCATTAACGCGGGATCGGTGTTTATAGGTAACTATACCCCGGAAAGTGCAGGGGACTATGCATCCGGAACCAATCACACCCTGCCTACCAACGGATACTCCCGAAATTACAGCGGCGTTAACCTGGACAGCTTTACAAAATCGGTGACCTTTCAGAAAATATCGGAGATCGGCATGCAGAATATCGGAAGGGCCATTGAAGTGATGGCCGAAGCAGAAGGGCTGCAGGCACATAAAAATGCGGTAACCCTGCGATTGCGAAACATTAAAAAATAA
- a CDS encoding OmpA family protein has protein sequence MKNFLIAFVFFLIWFIFGIWIYTCHIKNLCAANPVEKTVAPPAQTDTVPTHETYGSEFALEQFNDFSISSGADTVAIEETSVNIEELLFDFLNENQDKELVITGLYNDEEESTLGSARAEKLKERFTAYGINPDRMVTQSARKDFDFDKEGRYNGGIEMQYRDITEDRNALIEKGLSNKILYSNFASEKFKPDNTLRAYAEELKNYLDKYPEKKVVITGHTDNVGPVEANEWIGMQRAKNVMKYLVSTGIPEEKLKAFSKGPHEPIATNASLEGRRQNRRIEIKVN, from the coding sequence ATGAAAAATTTTCTAATCGCCTTTGTATTCTTTTTGATCTGGTTCATTTTCGGAATATGGATATACACTTGCCATATAAAGAATTTATGTGCGGCGAATCCTGTGGAGAAAACCGTAGCTCCCCCCGCTCAGACAGATACCGTTCCAACTCATGAAACATACGGAAGTGAATTTGCCCTAGAACAATTTAATGACTTTTCCATCAGTTCCGGGGCCGATACCGTGGCTATAGAGGAAACATCCGTAAATATAGAAGAACTGCTCTTTGACTTTCTCAATGAAAACCAGGACAAAGAACTTGTGATCACCGGACTTTACAACGACGAGGAAGAAAGCACTCTCGGCAGTGCCAGGGCCGAAAAACTGAAAGAAAGGTTTACGGCCTACGGAATAAACCCGGACCGCATGGTAACACAATCGGCCCGGAAAGATTTTGATTTTGACAAAGAAGGGCGGTATAACGGTGGTATAGAAATGCAATACCGCGACATTACGGAAGACAGGAATGCGCTCATCGAAAAAGGGCTGTCCAATAAAATACTATACTCCAATTTTGCATCGGAAAAGTTCAAGCCCGATAATACCCTGAGGGCCTATGCCGAAGAATTAAAAAATTATCTCGATAAATATCCTGAAAAAAAAGTGGTGATCACCGGACATACAGACAATGTCGGACCAGTTGAAGCCAACGAATGGATAGGCATGCAGCGTGCTAAAAACGTAATGAAATACCTGGTCAGCACAGGAATTCCCGAAGAAAAGTTAAAAGCCTTTTCAAAAGGGCCGCACGAACCCATTGCAACCAACGCCTCTCTGGAGGGACGTCGCCAGAACCGCAGGATTGAGATCAAAGTCAATTAA
- a CDS encoding glutaminyl-peptide cyclotransferase, whose amino-acid sequence MKMLKWLTANIFLVFFMACNGDKASSKRFSITLGKGQEKVQYNQTLKAGITNRKKLEIDSVTYSIDGIRLQTEGNDINLKGIHLGHQTLEATVYYEGQSEKISKPITILAEKAPEIYTYTIINTYPHDDNAFTQGLEFYKDTLYESTGRRGESTLRKVDYRTGKVLRKKELSAEHFGEGLTILNDKIYQLTWRANTGFVYDMDFNKIKDFPYGNSKEGWGLCNDGTHIYKSDGTEKIWMLDPETLEEKDHIETVTNTSVFSRANELEYAKGKIYANTWQKDGVMIINPKTGAIEGVIDFRGLKEKVTQNKNLDVLNGIAYHPGNDTFFITGKNWDKIFEVKIAEKEE is encoded by the coding sequence ATGAAAATGCTTAAGTGGTTAACTGCCAACATATTTCTCGTCTTTTTTATGGCCTGTAATGGTGATAAGGCTTCCTCCAAACGATTTTCCATAACGTTAGGGAAAGGACAGGAAAAGGTACAGTACAACCAAACCCTGAAGGCAGGTATCACCAACAGGAAAAAACTGGAAATAGATTCCGTGACCTATAGTATTGACGGAATAAGGTTACAAACCGAGGGGAATGATATCAATCTGAAAGGTATTCATCTCGGGCATCAAACCCTTGAAGCTACTGTTTATTACGAGGGGCAATCCGAAAAAATCTCCAAACCGATAACCATTCTTGCCGAAAAAGCCCCGGAAATATATACGTACACCATTATCAACACCTATCCGCACGATGATAATGCCTTTACGCAAGGGCTCGAATTTTACAAAGACACCTTATATGAAAGTACCGGCAGACGGGGCGAATCTACCTTGAGGAAAGTGGACTACAGGACCGGAAAAGTGCTCAGGAAAAAGGAGCTGAGTGCCGAACACTTTGGCGAGGGGCTGACCATTCTAAACGATAAAATCTACCAGCTGACCTGGAGGGCCAATACCGGTTTTGTCTATGACATGGACTTTAACAAAATAAAGGATTTCCCCTATGGCAACAGTAAAGAGGGCTGGGGATTGTGTAACGACGGCACACATATTTACAAAAGTGACGGCACCGAAAAAATATGGATGCTCGACCCCGAAACCCTCGAAGAAAAAGACCATATAGAAACCGTAACCAATACTTCGGTCTTTTCCCGGGCTAACGAGCTCGAATACGCCAAGGGTAAAATATACGCCAATACCTGGCAAAAAGACGGCGTAATGATCATAAACCCGAAAACCGGTGCCATCGAAGGCGTTATTGATTTCAGAGGGCTCAAGGAAAAAGTAACCCAGAACAAAAACCTCGACGTCCTGAATGGTATTGCTTATCACCCCGGAAATGACACCTTTTTCATTACCGGGAAAAACTGGGACAAGATCTTCGAGGTGAAAATCGC
- the fsa gene encoding fructose-6-phosphate aldolase, whose protein sequence is MKFFIDTANLDQIKEAQALGVLDGVTTNPSLMAKEGITGRNNILKHYVDICNIVDGDVSAEVIATDFDGIVKEGEELAELHDQIVVKVPMIKDGVKAIKYFTDKGIRTNCTLVFSPGQALLAAKAGAAYVSPFIGRLDDISTDGLNLIAEIRQIYDNYGFSTEILAASIRHTMHVIECAKIGADVMTGPLSSITGLLKHPLTDIGLEKFLADYKKGNS, encoded by the coding sequence ATGAAATTTTTTATAGACACGGCCAACCTGGACCAGATTAAAGAAGCACAGGCACTCGGTGTTCTTGACGGGGTAACGACCAATCCCTCATTAATGGCGAAAGAGGGGATTACCGGAAGGAACAATATTCTCAAACATTATGTAGATATCTGTAACATTGTGGACGGGGATGTTTCTGCCGAGGTGATCGCCACCGATTTCGACGGTATTGTCAAGGAAGGGGAGGAACTGGCGGAACTGCACGATCAAATCGTGGTAAAGGTGCCCATGATCAAGGACGGGGTCAAGGCCATTAAATATTTTACCGATAAGGGTATACGTACCAACTGTACGCTGGTATTTTCGCCCGGGCAAGCGCTCCTGGCGGCAAAAGCCGGAGCGGCCTATGTTTCTCCCTTTATCGGCAGGCTTGATGATATTTCGACAGACGGGTTGAACCTCATTGCCGAGATCCGTCAGATTTATGATAATTACGGTTTTTCTACGGAAATCCTCGCAGCATCTATCCGGCATACCATGCACGTTATTGAGTGCGCCAAGATCGGGGCAGATGTAATGACCGGACCGTTGTCGTCCATCACAGGGTTGTTAAAACATCCGTTGACCGATATAGGACTTGAAAAATTCCTCGCGGATTACAAGAAGGGAAATTCCTGA
- the hisC gene encoding histidinol-phosphate transaminase, whose product MKTIPFDINRLVRPNVARLKPYSSARDEFKDFDADMVFIDANENPFENGVNRYPDPQQLKLKEVLARQHNLEVAHILLGNGSDEVLDLIFRAFCEPLQDNVLTLPPTYGMYKVLAGINNVENREVLLSEDFQPRVRETLEKADNNSKIIFLCSPNNPTGNSLSEESVKALLENFAGLVVIDEAYIDFSDKKSWLSRLNTYPNLVVTQTLSKAYGLAGIRLGICYASPQIITVLNKIKPPYNINELTQKRALQRLMEKDKITREISSIKDQKNRLFQSLLEVDCVKEIHPSDANFILARVDDANKRYNQLVEKGIVVRNRTTQPLCENCLRFTVGTPEENDRLIENLKSL is encoded by the coding sequence ATGAAAACAATACCATTCGATATAAACAGACTGGTCCGCCCGAATGTGGCCAGGTTGAAACCTTATTCCTCCGCAAGGGACGAGTTTAAGGATTTTGATGCGGACATGGTTTTTATAGATGCCAATGAGAACCCTTTTGAAAATGGCGTCAACCGCTATCCCGATCCGCAGCAACTGAAACTTAAAGAAGTCCTGGCCCGACAACACAATTTAGAGGTAGCGCATATTCTGCTCGGAAACGGCAGCGATGAAGTACTCGACCTGATTTTCCGTGCTTTTTGCGAGCCGTTGCAGGATAATGTGCTGACACTGCCTCCCACTTATGGAATGTACAAGGTGCTGGCAGGCATCAACAACGTGGAAAACCGCGAAGTGCTGCTATCGGAGGATTTTCAGCCGAGGGTCCGGGAAACCCTGGAAAAGGCGGATAACAATTCCAAAATCATTTTTCTGTGTTCTCCGAACAATCCCACGGGAAATTCCCTTTCGGAAGAAAGTGTAAAAGCCCTGTTGGAAAATTTTGCGGGACTGGTTGTTATTGATGAAGCCTATATTGATTTTTCCGATAAGAAAAGCTGGCTGTCCCGGTTGAACACCTATCCCAATCTGGTGGTCACACAAACCTTGTCCAAGGCCTACGGACTGGCCGGAATACGGTTGGGGATATGTTATGCTTCCCCGCAGATCATTACCGTATTGAACAAGATCAAACCGCCTTATAATATTAATGAGCTCACGCAAAAAAGGGCCTTGCAACGATTAATGGAAAAGGATAAAATTACTCGTGAAATATCCAGTATAAAAGATCAAAAGAACCGATTATTTCAATCATTACTTGAGGTTGATTGTGTAAAGGAAATTCATCCCTCCGATGCCAATTTTATCCTGGCCAGAGTAGATGATGCCAATAAGCGGTATAACCAGCTGGTGGAAAAAGGGATTGTGGTGAGAAACCGTACTACCCAGCCGCTTTGTGAGAATTGCCTGCGGTTCACTGTCGGCACCCCGGAAGAAAACGACAGATTAATAGAAAACCTGAAATCCCTTTGA
- a CDS encoding SDR family oxidoreductase gives MSKVVLITGGSSGIGKCMGEFLTGRGYRVYGTSRNPDKVSGSVFPLLKMDVRDKATVEEAVNSIITIESRLDVLINNAGVGITGPLEEIPDDELLNNFETNVFGPMRVIKSVLPHMREQKDGLIINITSIAGYMGLPYRGVYSASKGALELITETLSMEVKGFGIRAVNVAPGDFATNIAAGRYHAPLKEVSPYRETYGKALKMMDEHVEAGSDPEQMARAVYAIINSKSPKIHYRVGAFAQKFSIVLKRTLPDKVYERLLMNHYKL, from the coding sequence ATGTCGAAAGTAGTCTTAATTACCGGCGGGTCTTCGGGGATCGGTAAGTGTATGGGCGAGTTCCTTACAGGCAGGGGGTACAGGGTTTACGGCACCAGCAGGAATCCCGATAAGGTAAGCGGATCGGTTTTCCCTCTTCTGAAGATGGACGTGCGGGACAAGGCTACGGTAGAGGAGGCTGTTAACAGTATTATCACTATCGAATCACGCCTCGACGTACTTATCAATAATGCGGGGGTCGGGATCACCGGGCCGTTGGAAGAAATCCCGGATGACGAGTTGCTGAATAATTTCGAAACCAATGTCTTCGGCCCGATGCGGGTAATAAAATCGGTTCTCCCGCATATGCGAGAACAAAAAGATGGTCTTATAATCAACATTACCTCTATTGCGGGATATATGGGATTGCCGTACCGCGGCGTGTACTCTGCTTCCAAGGGGGCACTGGAACTCATCACGGAAACATTGAGCATGGAAGTAAAAGGATTCGGTATACGTGCCGTCAATGTAGCCCCGGGCGATTTTGCCACGAATATTGCTGCCGGAAGATATCACGCCCCGTTAAAGGAGGTATCCCCGTACAGAGAGACTTACGGAAAAGCACTGAAGATGATGGATGAACACGTAGAGGCGGGCAGCGACCCGGAACAGATGGCCCGGGCAGTGTATGCCATTATCAACAGTAAATCCCCGAAAATACATTACAGGGTGGGGGCATTCGCGCAAAAGTTTTCCATTGTGCTGAAGCGTACCCTGCCGGATAAAGTTTATGAAAGATTATTGATGAACCATTATAAGTTGTAG
- the hisG gene encoding ATP phosphoribosyltransferase, which yields MNKLKIAIQKSGRLNEDSLKILKDCGISINNGNDQLMAEASDFPMEVLFLRNSDIPQYLKDGVVDAAIVGDNLLVEKGKGIRAVEKLGFSKCRVSIAVPKTFEYTSVKDLAGMQIATSYPNTVNDFLESKGISADLHQISGSVEIAPNIGLADAIVDIVSSGSTLFKNNLKEAEIILKSEAVLAVSPKISEESNAILQKFRFRIQSVLKARNSRYILMNVPNNKIDAVGKILPVLKSLTVMPLAEEGWSSVHSVIDKNTFWEVIDELKAVGAEGILVCPIEKMVL from the coding sequence ATGAACAAATTAAAAATTGCCATCCAGAAAAGCGGACGTCTCAATGAAGATTCCCTGAAAATACTGAAGGACTGCGGGATTTCCATAAACAACGGAAATGACCAGTTAATGGCCGAGGCCTCCGATTTTCCGATGGAGGTCCTCTTCCTCAGGAACTCCGATATACCGCAATACCTCAAAGACGGCGTGGTAGACGCGGCTATTGTGGGGGACAACCTGCTCGTAGAAAAGGGAAAAGGCATACGCGCCGTGGAAAAACTCGGTTTTTCCAAATGCAGGGTATCCATTGCAGTGCCGAAAACTTTTGAATATACATCGGTAAAAGACCTGGCCGGAATGCAGATAGCAACCTCTTACCCCAATACGGTAAATGACTTTCTGGAATCCAAAGGGATCAGCGCAGACCTGCACCAGATCTCCGGTTCGGTGGAAATAGCACCCAACATCGGGCTTGCCGATGCTATCGTGGATATCGTATCGAGCGGAAGCACCTTGTTTAAGAACAACCTGAAGGAAGCGGAGATCATTCTGAAAAGTGAGGCCGTACTCGCCGTTTCCCCGAAAATATCGGAAGAAAGCAACGCCATACTTCAAAAGTTCCGGTTCAGGATACAATCGGTACTGAAAGCGCGGAATTCACGCTATATCCTCATGAATGTTCCCAATAACAAAATAGATGCCGTGGGTAAAATACTCCCGGTATTAAAAAGCCTTACAGTGATGCCGCTGGCCGAAGAAGGATGGAGTAGCGTACACTCGGTAATCGATAAGAACACGTTCTGGGAAGTAATTGACGAACTCAAGGCCGTAGGCGCCGAGGGGATTTTAGTGTGTCCCATTGAAAAAATGGTACTTTAA